The Mailhella massiliensis DNA segment TATGCGCACCTGCGGCCGCCCCGCACGGCGGCCTCTCCGCCCCGGACCGGGGAAGCGCGTGCGCCTTTCCGGGCCGCCTTCAGGCCCTTTCGCCCATATCCCCTTTCCCCCGCACGGACCGGAGTCCGTGCCCCGCAGGAGAAAGGAAACAGAGGAAAGTTCATGAAGATAAGCGTGATCGGTTCCGGCTATGTGGGGCTTGTCACCGCCGCCTGTTTTTCCGATGCGGGACACGACGTGTGGTGCATGGATACGGACGAGGCCAAGATTGCCCGTCTGTGCGCGGGCGACTGCCCCATCTATGAACCCGGCCTCCCCGAAATTATCCACCGCAACGCCGCAGAAGGCAGGCTGCACTTTTCCGCCTCCCTTGCCGAAACCCTCGACGGGGTCGACGCGGCCTTCATCGCCGTGGGCACGCCCGAGGGCGAGGACGGCAGCGCGGATATCCGCTATGTCTGCAACGCCGCGCATTCCCTGGGGCAGATGCTGTCGGGCGACGTCGTGGTGGTGGTCAAGTCCACCGTGCCGGTGGGCACTTCGGCGGAGGTGGAACGCATTCTTGCCGGGGAACTCGCGCGGCGCGGCGAACATTTCCGCGTGGACGTGGTTTCCAACCCGGAATTTCTCAAGGAAGGCCATGCCGTGAGCGACTTCACGGAGCCGGACCGCGTCATCGTCGGGGCGGAAAGCAAAAGAGCCCGCGCCGTGATGGCCGACCTCTACCGCCCCTTCCTGAACGTGGAGGAAAAGCTGCTGTTCATGGACAGGGCATCCTCGGAACTGACCAAGTACACGGCCAACGCCATGCTGGCCACGCGCATTTCCTTCATGAACGACATCGCCAACCTCTGCGAGAAGGTGGGCGCCGATGTGGACATGGTGCGCGCGGGCATAGGCAGGGACAGGCGCATCGGCGCAAGCTTCCTTCAGGCGGGCTGCGGCTACGGCGGTTCCTGCTTCCCCAAGGACGTGAAGGCGCTCATTGCCACGGCCGCACGGCACGGACGCTCCCTTTCCGTGCTTGAAGCCGTGGAAAAGGTGAACGAAGCGCAGAAAAAGGTGCTCTTTGAAAAAATTTCCCGCCACTTCGGGGGACGGCTCGAAGGCAGAACCATGGCCGTATGGGGCCTTGCCTTCAAACCCGGTACCGACGACATGCGCGAGGCTCCTTCGCTCACGCTCATCCGCGCCCTTCTCGACGCGGGCTGCCGCGTGCGCGTCTTCGACCCCGTGGCCATGGACAAGGCCCGCGGGCTGCTCGGCGATACGGTGTTCTTCGCCCGCGACATGTACGAGGCCGCCCTCGGCGCGGAAGCCCTCGCCCTTGTGACGGAGTGGGAGGAATTCCGCAGGCCCGACTGGCGGATGCTTACGCAGAACATGCAGGGCCGCGCCCTTTTCGACGGGCGCAACATCTATCTGCCGGAAGAGACGAAAAACGCGGGCTTCACCCTGTACCGCATAGGCTGAACGGCCGTTTCAGGCTTTTTCGCGCCTTCCGGCACCGCCGTGAAGCGCGCTCCTTTTGGAAAACGAGGCTGACATGCATATACTCATTACCGGCGCGGCGGGCTTCATCGGATTTTCTCTGGCAAAACGGCTCCTGAGCGAGGGGCATGAAATCACGGGCATCGACGAAATCAACGACTATTATTCCCCGCAGCTCAAGAAGGCCCGGCTGGCCCGGCTCGGTCTTGAGGAGGACGCCCCCTGCGGCGTGGAAATCACGGGCGGCAACCCCGCCTTCCACTTCGTAAAGATGCGCCTGGAAGACGAAGACGGCCTTGAAGAGCTGTTCCGCCGCCATCATTTCGACATGGCGGTCAACCTCGCGGGGCAGGCAGGGGTGCGCTATTCGCTGGAAAACCCGCGCGCCTATGTGCAGAGCAACGTGCTCGGTCTCGTGAATCTGCTGGAATGCTGCCGCCGCCACCCGGTGCGGCACCTGCTCTACGCCTCCTCCAGCTCCGTGTACGGCGGCAACGAAAAAACGCCCTTCCATGAAGACGACCCGGTGAATACGCCGGTTTCCGTCTACGCGGCCACCAAACGCTGCGACGAACTCATCGCCCACGTCTACGCGCACCTTTACCGCATTCCCTCCACGGGGCTGCGCTTCTTCACCGTGTACGGCCCCTGGGGCAGACCGGACATGGCCCCCTCGCTCTTTGCCAGGTCCATTCTTGCCGGAAAGCCCATCAACGTGTTCAACAACGGCAATCTCTCGCGCGATTTCACCTACATCGACGACATCGTGGAAGCGGTGATGCGCCTCATGGACCACGCGCCGGAAGGCGACGTGCCCACCGACATCTTCAACGTGGGCTGCGGGCACCCCATGAAACTTATGGACTTTATCCGCACACTGGAACATGCTCTGGGCAAAGAGGCCGAGCTCCACATGCTGCCCATGCAGAAGGGCGACGTGTACCAGACCTTCGCCGATACGACGAAGCTTCGCAATCTCACCGGGTTCCGCCCCGAAACGCCCCTTGCGGAAGGCATACGGCGCTTCGCCTCGTGGTACGATTCCCCTCTCAACCCCACGCGATGAGCCTTTGCGGCCCAGAGCCTCAACTCGGCGTCCGCCGGAAGATACACCATGAACAGCCCGTTCAATCAGACCGCCCGGTATGAACTGACCATACTTGTTCCCGTCTACAACGAAGAAGACAACATGCGCGCTCTTTCCGCACGCCTCGCCGCCTACCTGCCCGCGGCGAAGAAGCACTCCTGCGTGCTGTTCATCAACGACGGCTCCACCGACAACAGCGGCGAGCTCATCCGCGAGGCGTGCAGGGAACACGAGCACTTCTTCTTCCTTGAATTTTCCCGCAACTGCGGCCTGAGCGCCGCCATCAAGGCGGGCATGGACAAGGCCCTTTCCCCGTATGTGGCCTATATCGACGCCGACCTTCAGACCGCTCCCGAGGAACTCGACCTGCTCACGCCCTATCTCGACGAATACGAACTCGTCACCGGCGTGCGCGCGAAAAGAAAGGACACGGCCTTCAAGAAATTCCAGTCCCGCGTGGCCAACGGCTTCCGCCGCATGATGGTGAAGGACGGCGCGCGCGACACCGGCTGCCCGCTCAAGGTCATGCATACCGACATGGCCCGACGCCTGCCCTTCTTCAAGGGTATGCACCGCTTCTTCGCCGCTCTGGTGCAGATGGAGGGCGGCAGGGTGAAGCAGGTGGACGTGTCGCATTTTCCGCGCGTGGCGGGCGTTTCCAAGTTCCACCTGTGGAACAGGCTCATCTCGCCCCTCATGGACTGCTTTGCCGTACGCTGGATGCAGAAACGGCATATCGACTACAAGGTGAAGGCCGACAACCTCGCCGGAAGCGACACCGGCAGAGAATGACGCGGCGGCGGACGAAGGCAGCCCTTTTCCGCGCAACGGCGCGGCCGGCCCTGCCTCCCGCCCCCCGCCCACAGAAAACTTTTGCACGAACGCGGCCTCCCGTCCGCTTCCGGCAGCCATGCCGGGCGACGCGAGGCCCGCTTTTTCCCCAGGCGCGCCGCACGGGCCCCGCAGGCTCCCTGCCGGAAGCGCGCACGCAAGGACATGCCATGAAAGAATACCTGCTCGTCACAGGCGTGGGACTGCTCGCTCAGGGCTTTTTTTCCCTGCGTATGCTCCATCAGTGGATAAAAACCGAAAAGGCGAAAAAAATCATATCGCCTTCCCTGTTCTGGGTATTCAGCATCTGCGGTTCCTGCCTGCTCATGCTCTACGGCTGGCTGAGGGAAGACTTCGCCATCATTCTCGGGCAGTTTCTTTCCTATTACATCTATATCTGGAACCTCAAGGCCAACGGCATCTGGCAGAAAACCGCGCCGTGGCTGCGCGGCATCGTCGCGCTCATGCCGCCTGCGGCCGCATTGAGCCTCATGGCCGGGGGCGCGGACATGGCGAAAACGCTGTTCGGCAACCCCGACATTCCCCTGCCGCTGCTTCTCTTCGGCTGCGCGGCGCAGGCGCTCTTCACCCTGCGCTTCGTGTATCAGTGGTGGTACAGCCGTTCCCGCCACGTTTCCGTACTGCCCATGGGCTTCTGGGTCATCAGCCTGACAGGTTCCGTGCTCATCTGCCTCTACGGTCTGATACGGCTCGATATCGTGCTCATTCTCGGCCAGGCCCTCGGGCTCTGCGCCTATGCGCGCAACATCATGATAGGCATACGCGACGCTCGCGCCGACGCCCCCGCACGAGAGGAACACACGGAGGAAAAAACGGCCCGGGTTCCAGCGAAAGACGATTCCCTCCCCGTTCCCGATGCGGCCATCCGCATATTCCTCTATCTTTTCGGAGTCGCCGTGCTGCTGCCCCTCGTATATGTGTACGGCACGGGCATCATGGAGGCGCGCAACCTCATTTCCGCCCAGTCCATGGCGCTCGACGGCGACTGGCTCATCCCCCACCTCTACACCGAGATACGCCTGAACAAGCCGCCCCTGCCCGTATGGCTCACGGCGCCCGTATTTCTGCTTGACCCCGCGCCTTCCATGACGGCCCTGCACCTGCCCGTGATTCTTGTTTCGGCGCTGCTCGGAGTGTTCGCCTTCGATCTGCACAAAACCCTTTTCGGAGAAAGAAAGGAAGCCCTCTACGCAGGCCTTGCCCTCTCCTCCATGCTGCTCACCCTGAAGCTCGGCACCACCAATTCCTGGGACATCTATTCCGTGGTGTTCATGGCGGGCGCGCTGCTCTGCCTCATGCGGCAGGGGAAAGCCTCGCTGGTCGCCGGGGTGCTTCTCATGGCGGCCTCCATCCTCAGCAAGGGCCCGGTGCAGCTCTACACCATGCTGCTGCCCTTCCTTGCCGCGCTTCTTCTCTGCAGAAGGCCCGTGCCGTGGAAGCGCCTTGCCGTCATTCTCTTCGGCGGCACGCTGCTCGGTTCGCTCTGGTATGCCTATGTGTACTTCGCCGTGCCCCATGTGGCTGCGGAAGTGGCCAAAGGCGAAGTGGCGGCCTGGAGCACCCGGCACCTGGCCTCCTTCTTCTTCTACCTTTCCTTCCCCGCCTTTGCCGGAGCATGGGCGCTGCCCGCCGTGGCCTCCCTTGCCTGCCGCCGCCTCGACAGGGAACACTGGGAGAAAAACAAATTCCTGCTTCTCTGGTTCCTTTTCTCCCTGCTGTTTCTTTCCCTCGTGCCGGAAAAGAAGGAACGCTACCTCATGCCCGCCATGGTGCCCCTGGCGCTGCTGTGCGCCGCCATGCTGCGGCACTGGGCGGAAGAGCTGAAAAAGGGCACGCTCGGCCTGTGGGAAAAACGGCTCGTCACCGTGCATCTCGGCCTCGGTACGGCGGCAGCCGTGGGGCTTTGCCTCTTTGTGGGATGGAACCACAGGGCCTATCTTCTCTGGGCGCTGCTCTTTGCCCTGCTCTGCCTCGCCATCGGGCTCTTCGGTCTGAAAAGACCCGCGCGCCTCGTACCCGTTTCCTGTATGCTCGTGCTGTGCGTGGTGCTCTGCGCCTTCCGCATGGGTTCCGCCCGCCCGGTGGTGCAGAAAACGCCGCCCACCTGTTCGCTGGAAGAGCTTCGCAGCCTGCCCCGCGTGCAGGAGCTGCCCTGCTATTCCTTCGACGGCTTCGGCCCTACGGAAGAATGGGAAATCGGCAAGGATACCACGCTCATCACCAGCCTCGACGCCGTGCCCGAAACGCGCTTTCTTCTGCTTGATACCGATACCACGCCGCCCGCCGTGCTGGAGGGCGAAGCCTCTCCCCTGCGCGTGGTGGAACGCTTCCTTGTGCAGACCAGCAGAAACGACTACATCACGCTGTTCATTGTGGAAAAGAAATAATCCGTAAAAAAGGAAGGGGCGAGATCCCTTCCTTTTTTGCTTTTCCATTTTCTTTAAAATATTATACTACGCTTAGTAAAACTGCCCTCTTCTAAAAATATTCTTTCATTTGGTTTAATGCATTTTTTATAGCAATATCCATATCTTGCTCCAAAGTTATTCCCATACCAAAAGCTCCTCTGAAAGAAGCTACTGGTTTTCCTGATAAATATTCAACAAAATTAATACTCACAACAGATTCATTTATATTTTGATGTGCAGCATATTGAACAAGTAATAATTCCATTTTATCATTTTCAGATAGTTCACTTATTTCTTTATCTCCAATTACTTTTAGTCTAGTTTCTGACAAAGCATCATATATTCGCACAGAAAGTTCCATAAGAACTGGCGAACTTTTATACATCATTACATTAGTTAATGTTGCATAATTATATTCTTTTAAATCTGCAGAACTTGAAATAGTTGTTTTATTTGATGTTCCACATCCACTTAAAATAAATACTATTCCCACATAAAATAAAAAAAACTTGATACTTTTCATCAAAATCCCCCATCTTTTAGATTATTTTTTTAAATATTATTAAAGTTATAGCAATTTAAAGTTAAATAAATCTAGCTAACTATTTTATAAAATGCAAGATAATAGTATAAAAAAACTTCACATTTTCGTCATAATTTTGCGGCAGCCCCGCGCTTCGCACCGGCATTTCTGCCCGCCCGGAGCCTTCCCTTCAGGCGGGCTTTCCTTTTCTGTGGCGCAGGTTCCTGCCTGCCTGGAACCTGCGGTTCCGTGCCGGAAGATACTCCGGCATTCCCCGCCCCGGGATGCCCGCAAACGTCCGTGAACGGGGCTCTCCATCCAGAAAAAAGGCTCTGCCGGAAGGCAGGAAAACACCGGCAGAATGGCCCAATGCCGCCCGCAAAAGGCGCTTTCCGGCCGAGGAGGCACATTTGCCCGAAGCGCCTGAAAAAGCATGCGTTTCCCCTGCCGCACAAAAAATTCTGCCCGGAACATACGGCCCCGGGCACAAAAAAAGCCGCCCGAAGGCGGCTTTTTTCATATAAGGCAAAATCGCTTACTTGGAAGCGGCGTCGGCAAGGGCGGCCACGGCGGGCAGGGTCTTGCCTTCCAGCACTTCCAGGAACGCGCCGCCGCCGGTGGAGAGGTAGCCCATCTTGGAGGCAACGCCGAAGGATTCCACGGCAGCCACGGTATCGCCGCCGCACACCAGGGTGTAGGCGTTGCAGTCGGCCAGAATGTCGGCCAGAGCACGGCTGCCCTTGTCGAAGGGCACGGTTTCAAAGGCGCCCACGGGGCCGTTCCACACGATGGTGCGGGCGTCGGCCAGAAGGCGGGCGTATTCCCTGGCGGTTTCTTCGCCGATGTCGAAGGCGCAGTCTTCGGCGGAGAGTTCGGACACCTTCTTGGTCACGGCTTCGGAAGCGCGTTCAAAGCTGGGAGCCACCACCACATCGGTGGGCAGGGGCAGAATGACGTTGCGTTCCCTGGCCATTTCGATGAGGCGCTTGGCTTCGGGAATGAGGTCCTTTTCCACGAGGGAGGAACCCATATTGCAGCCCGCGGCTTCCAGGAAGGTGTTGGCGATGCCGCCGCCCACGATGAGGCCGTCCACATGCTTGAGCAGGTTTTCCAGCACGGTGAGCTTGGTGGACACCTTGGAACCGCCGATGATGGCGTAGAGAGGACGTTCGGGATTGTCGAGCAGCTTGGTGGCGGCTTCCATTTCCGCGAACATCAGAGGACCGGCCACGGCCACGGCGGCCTTGCGAAGCGCGCCTTCCGTGGAGGCCTGGGCGCGATGGGCGGCGCCGAAGGCGTCCATGACGTAGATGTCGCCCATGGCGGCGTACTTGGCGGCCAGTTCTTCATTGTTCTTCTTCTCGCCCTTGAAGAAGCGCACGTTTTCGCACAGCACCACTTCGCCGGGCCTGCATTCCACGCCGTTCAGCGGATCGGCGCAGAAGCCCACTTCCATGCCGAGGAGCTTGCCCATGTGGGCGGCCACGGGGCGCAGAGAGAACTGCTCTTCAAACACGCCTTCGGTGGGGCGGCCGAGATGGGCGAGCAGGATGACGCCCGCGCCCGCGTCAAGAGCCTTCCTGATGGTGGGCAGCACGGCGCGGATGCGCTTGTCGCTGGTGATGACGCCGTCGTGGATGGGGACATTCACGTCCACGCGCATGACGACGCGCTTGCCCTTCATGTCCACATCATTCATGGTCAGTGCTTTCATAATGCGATCTCCTTTCCTTACAGCAGGTCGAGCCCCTGCTGCGCGATGTTTTCCGCTGTGAAGCCAAAATGGGGGAACAGTTTACCCGCGGGAGCGGAAGCCCCAAATGTTCCCATACCAACGACACGACCGTCAAGCCCCACATACTTCCACCACCATGCGGCGCTCTGAGCTTCCACGGCCACACGGGCGCGGACGGCGGAGGGAAGAACGGCTTCACGGTAGGCGGCATCCTGCCTGTCGAACACTTCGCAGCAGGGCATGGACACCACGCGCACGCGGCGGCCCTGAGCCTCAAGAGCCTCCGCAGCCTGAACGGCGAGCTGCACTTCGGAACCCGTGGCAATGTAGATAAGTTCCGGCTGCCCCTCGCAGTCCTTCAAAACATAACCGCCGCGACGGATGCCTTCCTCGCGGGAGGCGGCGCCCTTCTGCTGCGGCAGGCCCTGGCGGCTCATGATGAGGCACACGGGGCCGTTCTTGTATTCCACGGCCGCCGTCCAGGCAACGGCGGCTTCCAGACTGTCGCACGGACGCCACACCTGCATCCCGGGAGTCATGCGCAGCGCGGCGATCTGCTCCACGGGCTGATGGGTGGGGCCGTCTTCGCCCACACCGATGGAATCGTGGGTGAGCACCCAGATGACGCGGCGCTTCATGATGGCGGCGGAACGGATGACGCTCTTGGCGTAATCGGAGAACACGAAGAAGGTTCCCGCATAGGGAATGAAGCCGCCGTGCAGCTCCATGCCGTTCATCACCGCGCCCATGCCGAACTCGCGCACGCCGTAATGAATGTAGTTGCCCGAGTAGTCGCACACGTCAAGGGACTTCGCGCCCTTGAACTCCGTGCCTACGGAACCGCTGAGGTCGGCCGAGCCGCCCACGAGTTCCGGCAGCGCGGGAGCGATGATGTTCAGCGCGTTCTTGCCCGCCACACGGGTGGCGACGGCCTTTTCTTCGGCAGCGGCGGCTTCCACGGCCGCACGGGCGCGGGCCAGGCCGCGGGCAGTTCGCCCTTCATGCGGCGGCGGAATTCGGAAGCGAGTTCGGGATAGGCCTTTTCATAGGCGGCGAACATGTCTTCCCATGCCTTCTGGGCTGCCGCGCCCTTTTCACGCGCATCCCACGCGGCGCGGATGTCTTCCGGCACGGTGAAGGGTTCCGCGCTCCAGCCCATGGCGGCGCGGGCAGCGGCGGCTTCTTCGGGGCCGAGGGGCGCGCCGTGGCAGGAGGCGGTGCCCGCCTTGGTGGGTGCGAAACGTCCGATGACCGTCTTGCAGCAGATGAGGGAGGGCCTGTCCGTAACGGCCATGGCTTCGCGGATGGCCATGTCCAGAGCTTCGCCGTCATGGCCGTCCACGCCGCGCACCACATGCCAGCCCAGAGCTTCGAAACGGGCGGGCGTATCGTCGGTGAACCAGCCCTTCACCTCGCCGTCGATGGAAATGTCGTTGTCGTCGTAAAGCGCGATGAGGCGGCCGAGCTTCCAGGTGCCCGCCAGGGAACAGGCTTCCTGAGAAAGGCCTTCCATGAGGCAGCCGTCGCCGAGGAACACCCAAGTGTAGTGATCCATGACGGGGAAGCCTTCGCGGTTGAATTCACGGGCCATCATGCGTTCGGCAAGGGCCATGCCCACCGCCGTGGCGATGCCCTGACCGAGAGGTCCGGTGGTGACTTCCACGCCGGGAGTGACGCCCTTTTCCGGGTGGCCCGGGGTTTTCGCGCCGAGCTGACGGAAAGCGCGGATATCGTCCATGGAAAGGTCGTAACCGGTGAGGTGCAGCAGGGAATAAAGCAGCATGGAGGCGTGGCCGTTGGAAAGCACGAAACGGTCGCGGTTGGGCCACGCGGGGTCGGCAGGATTATGCTTCAGAAAGCCGCGCCACAGAGATTCCGCCATGTCGGCCATACCCATGGGGGCACCCGGGTGGCCGGACCTGGCTTTTTCAATGGCGTCGATGGAAAGGGCGCGGATGGCATTGGCAAGTTCTGCGCGAGTAGGCATAAAAGCTGTCTCCTTAGGGATAGTACGGAAAAATTTTCAGCAGCCGGCGGCGGCCATGAACGCGGCATAGCGTTCGCTGAAGGGAGGATGGCCGAAAAAGGCGGAACCGGAAACAAGCACGTCCGCCCCGGCTTCGGTCAGGGCTTTCGTGTTTTCCAGATTCACGCCGCCGTCGACCTGCACAAGGCAGTCGCTCCGGCCGGCCGCGTTGAGTTTCGCCCGCAGTTCCGCCACCTTGCGGAACGTGGCGGGCAGAAATTTCTGACCCCCGAAACCGGGGTTCACGCTCATGACAAGAACCATGTCCACATCGTCCAGAACATAGTCCAGCACGCAGAGCGGCGTGGCGGGATTGAGGGCCACGCCCGCCTTCATCCCCAGGCGGCGTATTTCCGCAAGAGTGCGCTGAAGATGCCCGGTGGATTCGGCATGAACCACGAGCATGTCCGCGCCCGCCGCCTTGAAGTCGGCAAGGTAGCGTTCGGGCTGCTCTATCATGAGGTGCACGTCAAAAAAAAGACCCGACGCCGGGCGCAGGCCTTTGATGACATGTTGACCGAACGTCATGTTGGGCACGAAGTGCCCGTCCATCACGTCCCAGTGGACCCACTTCA contains these protein-coding regions:
- a CDS encoding UDP-glucose dehydrogenase family protein, producing the protein MKISVIGSGYVGLVTAACFSDAGHDVWCMDTDEAKIARLCAGDCPIYEPGLPEIIHRNAAEGRLHFSASLAETLDGVDAAFIAVGTPEGEDGSADIRYVCNAAHSLGQMLSGDVVVVVKSTVPVGTSAEVERILAGELARRGEHFRVDVVSNPEFLKEGHAVSDFTEPDRVIVGAESKRARAVMADLYRPFLNVEEKLLFMDRASSELTKYTANAMLATRISFMNDIANLCEKVGADVDMVRAGIGRDRRIGASFLQAGCGYGGSCFPKDVKALIATAARHGRSLSVLEAVEKVNEAQKKVLFEKISRHFGGRLEGRTMAVWGLAFKPGTDDMREAPSLTLIRALLDAGCRVRVFDPVAMDKARGLLGDTVFFARDMYEAALGAEALALVTEWEEFRRPDWRMLTQNMQGRALFDGRNIYLPEETKNAGFTLYRIG
- a CDS encoding NAD-dependent epimerase/dehydratase family protein yields the protein MHILITGAAGFIGFSLAKRLLSEGHEITGIDEINDYYSPQLKKARLARLGLEEDAPCGVEITGGNPAFHFVKMRLEDEDGLEELFRRHHFDMAVNLAGQAGVRYSLENPRAYVQSNVLGLVNLLECCRRHPVRHLLYASSSSVYGGNEKTPFHEDDPVNTPVSVYAATKRCDELIAHVYAHLYRIPSTGLRFFTVYGPWGRPDMAPSLFARSILAGKPINVFNNGNLSRDFTYIDDIVEAVMRLMDHAPEGDVPTDIFNVGCGHPMKLMDFIRTLEHALGKEAELHMLPMQKGDVYQTFADTTKLRNLTGFRPETPLAEGIRRFASWYDSPLNPTR
- a CDS encoding glycosyltransferase family 2 protein yields the protein MNSPFNQTARYELTILVPVYNEEDNMRALSARLAAYLPAAKKHSCVLFINDGSTDNSGELIREACREHEHFFFLEFSRNCGLSAAIKAGMDKALSPYVAYIDADLQTAPEELDLLTPYLDEYELVTGVRAKRKDTAFKKFQSRVANGFRRMMVKDGARDTGCPLKVMHTDMARRLPFFKGMHRFFAALVQMEGGRVKQVDVSHFPRVAGVSKFHLWNRLISPLMDCFAVRWMQKRHIDYKVKADNLAGSDTGRE
- a CDS encoding lipid-A-disaccharide synthase N-terminal domain-containing protein encodes the protein MKEYLLVTGVGLLAQGFFSLRMLHQWIKTEKAKKIISPSLFWVFSICGSCLLMLYGWLREDFAIILGQFLSYYIYIWNLKANGIWQKTAPWLRGIVALMPPAAALSLMAGGADMAKTLFGNPDIPLPLLLFGCAAQALFTLRFVYQWWYSRSRHVSVLPMGFWVISLTGSVLICLYGLIRLDIVLILGQALGLCAYARNIMIGIRDARADAPAREEHTEEKTARVPAKDDSLPVPDAAIRIFLYLFGVAVLLPLVYVYGTGIMEARNLISAQSMALDGDWLIPHLYTEIRLNKPPLPVWLTAPVFLLDPAPSMTALHLPVILVSALLGVFAFDLHKTLFGERKEALYAGLALSSMLLTLKLGTTNSWDIYSVVFMAGALLCLMRQGKASLVAGVLLMAASILSKGPVQLYTMLLPFLAALLLCRRPVPWKRLAVILFGGTLLGSLWYAYVYFAVPHVAAEVAKGEVAAWSTRHLASFFFYLSFPAFAGAWALPAVASLACRRLDREHWEKNKFLLLWFLFSLLFLSLVPEKKERYLMPAMVPLALLCAAMLRHWAEELKKGTLGLWEKRLVTVHLGLGTAAAVGLCLFVGWNHRAYLLWALLFALLCLAIGLFGLKRPARLVPVSCMLVLCVVLCAFRMGSARPVVQKTPPTCSLEELRSLPRVQELPCYSFDGFGPTEEWEIGKDTTLITSLDAVPETRFLLLDTDTTPPAVLEGEASPLRVVERFLVQTSRNDYITLFIVEKK
- a CDS encoding phosphoglycerate kinase, with protein sequence MKALTMNDVDMKGKRVVMRVDVNVPIHDGVITSDKRIRAVLPTIRKALDAGAGVILLAHLGRPTEGVFEEQFSLRPVAAHMGKLLGMEVGFCADPLNGVECRPGEVVLCENVRFFKGEKKNNEELAAKYAAMGDIYVMDAFGAAHRAQASTEGALRKAAVAVAGPLMFAEMEAATKLLDNPERPLYAIIGGSKVSTKLTVLENLLKHVDGLIVGGGIANTFLEAAGCNMGSSLVEKDLIPEAKRLIEMARERNVILPLPTDVVVAPSFERASEAVTKKVSELSAEDCAFDIGEETAREYARLLADARTIVWNGPVGAFETVPFDKGSRALADILADCNAYTLVCGGDTVAAVESFGVASKMGYLSTGGGAFLEVLEGKTLPAVAALADAASK
- the rpe gene encoding ribulose-phosphate 3-epimerase, whose product is MILSPSLLSADCGNLAQTLRELEQAGVKWVHWDVMDGHFVPNMTFGQHVIKGLRPASGLFFDVHLMIEQPERYLADFKAAGADMLVVHAESTGHLQRTLAEIRRLGMKAGVALNPATPLCVLDYVLDDVDMVLVMSVNPGFGGQKFLPATFRKVAELRAKLNAAGRSDCLVQVDGGVNLENTKALTEAGADVLVSGSAFFGHPPFSERYAAFMAAAGC